One stretch of Alphaproteobacteria bacterium DNA includes these proteins:
- a CDS encoding acetolactate synthase 3 large subunit, translated as MSHDHDLNGAEILLKALTEQGVEVVFGYPGGAVLPIYDEIFKQNRLRHILVRHEQAAVHAAEGYARSTGKVGCVLVTSGPGSTNAVTGLLDAMLDSTPMVCLTGQVPTSLIGNDAFQEADTTGITRPCTKHNYLVKDVNDLARVVHEAFYVAKTGRPGPVVIDLPKDVMTAKGKYVGIGKVRHKSYIPKVKGDLERIEEAVELMASAKKPILYFGGGVINSGNAAIDLAAKLVKLTGFPFTQTLMGLGSVPASNPQFLGMVGMHGTYEANLAMHGCDVMVCIGARFDDRVTGKTSAFSPHSKKIHIDIDPSSINKNIMVDVPIVGDVGHVLEDMIRVWKAKQLHVDEKALKNWWRTIDGWRSKDCLRYVNSKKLIKPQYAIERLYELTKDRDPIIATEVGQHQMWAAQFAKFDVARHWLTSGGLGTMGFGLPAAMGAQVAFPDKLVVNIAGESSIQMNIQEMATLAQERLAVKIFILNNQYLGMVRQWQELLHGGRYAESHMDVHPDFVKLADAYGAKGRRVDKPAELDAAIMEMIETPGAFILDVRTDASENVFPMIPAGAAHNEMLMGPEDEAENPSSEDGMVLV; from the coding sequence ATGAGTCACGACCACGATCTCAACGGCGCGGAAATCCTATTGAAAGCCCTGACCGAACAGGGCGTCGAGGTCGTCTTCGGCTATCCGGGCGGCGCCGTTCTGCCGATCTATGACGAGATTTTCAAGCAGAACCGGCTGCGCCATATCCTGGTGCGCCACGAGCAGGCCGCCGTCCATGCGGCGGAAGGCTATGCCCGTTCGACCGGCAAGGTCGGCTGCGTGCTGGTTACCTCCGGCCCCGGCTCGACCAACGCCGTCACCGGTCTTTTGGACGCCATGCTGGATTCCACGCCGATGGTCTGCCTCACCGGCCAAGTGCCGACCAGCCTGATCGGCAACGACGCCTTCCAGGAAGCCGACACCACCGGCATCACGCGGCCTTGCACCAAGCACAATTATCTGGTCAAGGACGTGAATGATCTGGCCCGCGTGGTTCACGAAGCCTTCTATGTCGCGAAGACCGGGCGTCCCGGTCCGGTAGTGATCGATCTGCCCAAGGATGTGATGACCGCCAAGGGCAAATATGTCGGCATCGGCAAGGTGCGCCATAAATCGTATATCCCCAAAGTGAAGGGCGATCTCGAGCGCATCGAGGAAGCGGTCGAATTGATGGCCAGCGCCAAGAAGCCGATTTTGTATTTCGGCGGCGGCGTCATCAATTCGGGCAATGCGGCCATCGATTTGGCCGCCAAGCTGGTCAAGCTGACCGGATTCCCTTTCACGCAGACCCTGATGGGGCTGGGATCGGTACCCGCCTCGAACCCGCAATTCCTGGGCATGGTCGGGATGCACGGCACCTATGAGGCGAATCTGGCCATGCATGGCTGCGACGTCATGGTGTGCATCGGCGCCCGTTTCGACGACCGCGTCACCGGCAAGACCTCGGCCTTCTCGCCCCATTCCAAAAAGATCCACATCGACATCGATCCGTCGTCGATCAACAAGAACATCATGGTCGATGTGCCCATCGTGGGCGATGTCGGCCATGTGCTGGAAGACATGATCCGCGTGTGGAAGGCCAAGCAGCTGCATGTCGATGAAAAGGCGCTGAAGAACTGGTGGCGCACCATCGACGGCTGGCGCTCGAAGGATTGCCTGCGCTACGTCAACAGCAAGAAGCTGATCAAGCCGCAATACGCCATCGAACGTTTGTACGAATTGACCAAGGATCGCGATCCCATCATCGCCACCGAAGTCGGGCAGCATCAGATGTGGGCCGCCCAGTTCGCCAAGTTCGACGTGGCCAGACATTGGCTGACTTCGGGCGGCTTGGGCACCATGGGCTTCGGCCTGCCCGCCGCCATGGGCGCGCAGGTGGCCTTCCCCGACAAGCTGGTGGTGAACATCGCAGGCGAATCCTCGATCCAGATGAACATCCAGGAGATGGCGACGCTGGCCCAGGAACGTCTGGCGGTGAAGATATTCATCTTGAACAACCAGTATCTGGGCATGGTGCGCCAGTGGCAGGAATTGCTACATGGCGGTCGCTATGCCGAAAGCCACATGGATGTGCATCCCGACTTCGTGAAGCTGGCTGATGCCTACGGCGCCAAGGGCAGGCGCGTCGACAAACCCGCCGAACTCGACGCCGCGATCATGGAAATGATCGAAACGCCGGGCGCCTTCATTCTGGATGTGCGCACCGACGCCTCGGAAAACGTCTTCCCGATGATTCCGGCGGGGGCTGCGCACAACGAAATGCTGATGGGGCCTGAAGACGAGGCGGAAAATCCATCAAGCGAAGACGGCATGGTTCTGGTGTAA
- the miaA gene encoding tRNA (adenosine(37)-N6)-dimethylallyltransferase MiaA, whose translation MTDPSLKPVLVIAGPTASGKSGLAMQAALAFGGAIINADALQMYRGLRILTARPSLADEEAVPHRLYGVLEAEETCSAARWAKMAAGEIGKAHEAGRLPILTGGTGLYLKALVEGLAPMPDVPDPYRNSARVLASEIGAAALHARLKERDPVMAARLRPTDTQRLTRAWEVLEATGRSLADWQLMKGKPFPARFVSLFVMPEREELYRSCDARFLKMLEMGAMNEAAFYQDAPIDLPLLRALGLKELIRHLKGEMSQDQAVALAQAATRHYAKRQVTWFRHQMQPSHVLPAQFSESLWPKIFPIIRDFLLTD comes from the coding sequence TTGACTGATCCGTCCTTAAAGCCGGTTCTGGTCATCGCAGGTCCGACGGCTTCGGGCAAGTCGGGGCTGGCGATGCAGGCCGCCTTGGCCTTCGGCGGCGCGATCATCAACGCCGACGCGCTGCAAATGTATCGCGGCTTGCGCATCCTGACCGCAAGGCCATCCTTGGCCGACGAGGAAGCCGTGCCGCATCGGCTGTATGGCGTGCTGGAAGCGGAAGAAACCTGTTCGGCGGCCAGATGGGCCAAGATGGCGGCCGGAGAAATCGGCAAGGCGCATGAGGCAGGACGTCTACCCATCCTGACCGGCGGCACGGGCTTGTACCTGAAGGCTTTGGTCGAAGGTCTGGCCCCCATGCCGGACGTGCCCGATCCCTACCGGAACTCGGCCCGCGTGCTGGCGTCGGAAATCGGGGCGGCGGCTTTGCATGCCCGTCTGAAGGAACGCGACCCCGTGATGGCGGCCCGCTTGCGCCCCACCGATACCCAGCGTTTGACCAGGGCCTGGGAGGTGTTGGAGGCGACTGGCCGTTCGCTGGCCGACTGGCAACTGATGAAGGGCAAGCCCTTTCCTGCCCGTTTCGTCAGCCTGTTCGTGATGCCTGAACGCGAGGAGTTGTACCGTTCCTGCGACGCTAGATTCTTGAAAATGCTGGAAATGGGCGCCATGAACGAGGCCGCCTTCTATCAAGATGCACCGATTGACCTGCCCTTGTTGCGCGCCCTGGGCCTTAAAGAACTGATTCGCCATCTGAAAGGCGAGATGTCGCAGGACCAAGCCGTTGCCTTGGCCCAGGCCGCCACCCGCCATTACGCCAAGCGCCAAGTGACTTGGTTCAGGCACCAAATGCAACCCAGCCATGTCCTGCCCGCGCAATTTTCGGAAAGTCTGTGGCCAAAAATCTTTCCAATTATTCGCGACTTTCTGTTGACCGACTAG
- a CDS encoding DUF1015 domain-containing protein: protein MSLPLFRPFPGLRPAPELASQVAAPPYDVLNSEEARDLAKGKPHSFLHISKPEIDLPVGTDPYAPEVYAKGAENLKKMIEAGVIKRDPKPCYYVYRLRMGDHVQTGIVAAASVAAYDVNRIRKHEFTRPDKEDDRVRQIDSVNAQTGPVLLAHRPIKAVSDIVARVTALPAAYDFAAHDGIGHALWVIDQDADIKTVTDAFEAQNAVYIADGHHRSAAASRIAKARSGKGGEEAAHNSFLVVSYPIDEMRILDYNRVVKDLNGMSEAELLEKLAKTFKVEETKAQAKPQTKRQIGLYLKGRWFLMTLKAEPQGLDPVQSLDVSLLTDLVLAPLFGIEDLRKDKRIDFVGGKRGLGELEKRVDSGEMAAAFALYPTSMDDLVSVADANRVMPPKSTWFEPKLADGMVSNPLD, encoded by the coding sequence GTGTCCTTACCCCTTTTCCGTCCCTTTCCCGGCCTGCGCCCCGCCCCAGAACTGGCTTCCCAGGTGGCGGCCCCCCCCTATGACGTGCTGAACAGCGAGGAGGCGAGGGACCTGGCCAAGGGCAAGCCGCACAGTTTCTTGCACATCTCGAAGCCCGAGATCGATTTGCCCGTGGGGACGGACCCCTATGCGCCCGAGGTTTACGCCAAGGGGGCCGAGAATCTGAAGAAGATGATCGAGGCGGGCGTGATCAAGCGCGACCCCAAGCCCTGCTATTACGTCTATCGCCTTCGGATGGGCGACCATGTGCAAACCGGCATCGTGGCGGCGGCTTCGGTGGCGGCCTATGACGTCAACCGCATCCGCAAGCACGAATTCACCCGCCCCGACAAGGAAGACGACCGCGTGCGCCAGATCGACAGCGTGAACGCCCAGACCGGCCCGGTGCTGCTGGCCCATCGCCCGATCAAGGCGGTCAGCGACATCGTCGCCCGCGTCACGGCCTTGCCCGCCGCCTATGATTTCGCGGCCCATGACGGCATTGGCCATGCGCTGTGGGTGATCGATCAGGACGCCGACATCAAAACCGTGACCGACGCTTTCGAGGCGCAAAATGCCGTCTACATCGCCGACGGCCATCACCGTTCGGCCGCAGCTTCGCGCATCGCCAAGGCGCGCTCGGGCAAAGGCGGCGAAGAAGCCGCCCACAACTCGTTCCTGGTTGTGTCCTATCCCATCGATGAAATGCGCATCCTTGACTACAACCGCGTGGTCAAGGATTTGAACGGCATGAGCGAGGCCGAACTGCTGGAGAAACTCGCCAAGACGTTTAAGGTCGAGGAGACGAAGGCCCAGGCCAAGCCGCAGACCAAGCGCCAGATCGGCCTGTATCTGAAGGGGCGCTGGTTCCTGATGACGCTGAAGGCCGAACCCCAGGGGCTTGATCCCGTGCAGTCGCTGGATGTCAGCTTGCTCACCGATCTGGTGCTGGCACCTTTGTTCGGCATCGAGGATCTGCGCAAGGACAAGCGCATCGATTTCGTGGGCGGCAAGCGCGGCCTTGGCGAGTTGGAAAAGCGCGTCGATTCCGGCGAAATGGCGGCGGCTTTCGCGCTTTATCCCACCAGCATGGACGATTTGGTTTCGGTGGCGGACGCCAATCGGGTGATGCCGCCCAAATCCACTTGGTTCGAACCCAAGCTGGCCGACGGCATGGTCTCCAACCCGCTTGACTGA
- a CDS encoding DMT family transporter, whose protein sequence is MPHRRTHLNMSAMALLALLCLLWGLQQVSIKLANEGVSPVMQAGIRSTGAAALLWIWMTIRGQKLLARDQSLWPGLIAGTLFAVEFLCIYWGLSFTTASRSIIFIYTAPFVVALGAQLFLPHEKLRLLQAMGLGCAFLGIVIAFADGLVLASPTMLYGDLLALAGAILWGATTVLVKATVLARISPAKTLFYQLAVSALALVPASILMGEPGITMLSPLVVGCLLFQTVIVAFASYLAWFWLVAHYPAARLASFTFLTPLFGLAAGGIILSEPITPLLLAALALVAAGIWLVNRPDAAKC, encoded by the coding sequence ATGCCCCACAGGCGAACCCATCTGAATATGTCGGCGATGGCGCTTCTGGCCCTGTTGTGCCTGCTGTGGGGATTGCAGCAAGTATCGATCAAACTAGCCAACGAAGGCGTCTCGCCGGTCATGCAGGCGGGTATCCGCTCGACAGGCGCCGCAGCCTTGCTGTGGATATGGATGACGATCAGAGGCCAGAAACTGCTGGCGCGCGACCAAAGCCTATGGCCCGGCCTGATCGCGGGAACGCTGTTCGCCGTGGAGTTCCTGTGCATCTATTGGGGCCTGTCCTTCACCACGGCATCGCGCAGCATCATCTTCATCTATACCGCCCCCTTCGTGGTGGCGTTGGGCGCGCAGCTTTTCCTGCCCCACGAAAAGCTGCGGTTACTGCAAGCCATGGGCCTTGGTTGCGCCTTTCTGGGCATCGTGATCGCCTTCGCCGACGGGTTGGTATTGGCATCGCCAACCATGCTGTATGGCGATCTGCTGGCCCTGGCCGGGGCCATCTTGTGGGGGGCGACCACGGTGCTGGTCAAGGCCACGGTGCTGGCCCGCATTTCGCCCGCCAAGACCCTGTTCTATCAATTGGCCGTCTCGGCCTTGGCGCTGGTTCCCGCCTCGATTCTGATGGGCGAACCAGGCATAACCATGCTGTCGCCGCTTGTCGTCGGCTGCCTGCTTTTTCAGACCGTGATCGTCGCCTTCGCCAGCTATCTGGCCTGGTTCTGGCTTGTGGCGCATTATCCGGCGGCGCGGCTGGCATCGTTCACCTTCCTCACACCCCTCTTCGGTTTGGCCGCCGGAGGGATTATCCTTAGCGAGCCGATCACGCCGCTGCTGCTGGCGGCCCTTGCCCTGGTGGCGGCGGGAATCTGGCTGGTCAACCGTCCGGACGCTGCGAAATGCTGA
- a CDS encoding acyl-CoA synthetase has product MLKLSHSYEETCRTFRWHIPEHYNIGVDAIDKHAGLGADGNRTALITELENGEVGRYSFADIKRLSNCLANALHGLGVRKGDRVAILLSQSLETALAHIATYKLGAIAVPLFTLFGEDALLYRLSDSSARLLITDMENLDKVMALKSELPRLDNLLVVGAKGKGGVTDFWAAMMSASDQFTPEDTLADDPALIIYTSGTTGSPKGALHAHRTLLGHLPGVEFPQDFFPKYGDLFWTPADWAWIGGLLDVLLPAWHHGVPVLAHRARKFDPDFAMHLMARHGVRNVFLPPTALKLMRQAGSFTAKPRLRSIGSGGETLGEELLDWGKSTFGVTINEFYGQTECNLVVGNCASVMEVRKGSMGRAIPGHDVEIVDDDGIPQQPGTPGHIAIRQGDPVMFLEYWHNPDATRDKFANGWLLTGDMGVRDIDGYFWFQGRSDDVITSGAYRIGPGEIEDCLIRHPAVAMAAVIGVPDPVRTESIKAFIVTKPGHQPKDHEADRALADAIRSHVKTRMAQYAYPREIEFVTELPMTATGKIKRKDLREMEKAKRSE; this is encoded by the coding sequence ATGCTGAAGCTCAGCCATTCCTACGAAGAGACATGCCGGACATTCCGCTGGCACATTCCCGAACATTACAATATCGGGGTGGACGCCATCGACAAGCATGCCGGCCTGGGGGCCGACGGCAACCGCACGGCGCTGATCACCGAACTGGAAAATGGCGAGGTGGGGCGTTACAGCTTCGCCGACATCAAGCGCCTGTCCAACTGCCTTGCCAACGCGTTGCACGGATTGGGCGTGCGAAAAGGCGACCGGGTCGCCATTCTTCTGTCGCAATCGCTGGAAACGGCGCTGGCCCATATCGCCACCTACAAGCTGGGCGCCATCGCGGTTCCCTTGTTCACCTTGTTTGGCGAAGACGCGCTTCTCTACCGCCTGTCCGATTCGTCGGCCAGGCTTTTGATCACCGACATGGAGAATCTCGACAAGGTGATGGCGCTGAAAAGCGAACTGCCGCGCCTGGACAATCTGCTGGTGGTGGGGGCCAAGGGCAAGGGCGGCGTCACCGATTTCTGGGCCGCCATGATGAGTGCTTCGGACCAATTCACACCCGAAGACACATTGGCCGACGATCCGGCGCTGATCATTTACACCTCGGGCACCACCGGCAGTCCCAAGGGCGCCTTGCACGCCCATCGCACGCTTCTGGGCCATCTGCCGGGCGTGGAGTTTCCGCAAGACTTCTTCCCCAAATACGGCGACCTGTTTTGGACGCCCGCCGACTGGGCCTGGATCGGCGGCTTGCTCGACGTGCTGCTGCCCGCTTGGCATCATGGCGTTCCCGTGCTGGCGCACCGGGCGCGCAAATTCGATCCCGATTTCGCCATGCATCTGATGGCGCGCCACGGCGTGCGCAACGTCTTCTTGCCGCCCACGGCGCTTAAGCTGATGCGCCAAGCGGGTTCCTTCACGGCCAAGCCTCGTTTGCGCAGCATCGGATCGGGTGGCGAAACGCTGGGCGAGGAATTGCTAGACTGGGGAAAATCTACTTTCGGCGTCACGATCAACGAATTCTACGGCCAGACGGAATGCAATCTGGTGGTCGGCAATTGCGCTTCGGTGATGGAGGTGCGCAAGGGGTCGATGGGACGCGCCATTCCCGGCCACGACGTCGAGATCGTCGATGACGACGGCATTCCCCAACAGCCTGGAACGCCCGGCCATATCGCCATCCGCCAAGGCGATCCGGTGATGTTTCTCGAATATTGGCACAACCCCGACGCCACCAGGGACAAGTTCGCCAATGGATGGCTGCTGACCGGCGACATGGGCGTGCGCGACATCGACGGCTATTTCTGGTTCCAGGGCCGCTCTGACGATGTGATCACCTCGGGCGCTTACCGCATCGGCCCCGGCGAGATCGAGGATTGCCTGATCCGCCACCCGGCCGTCGCCATGGCCGCCGTGATCGGCGTGCCCGACCCGGTGCGCACCGAAAGCATCAAGGCCTTCATCGTGACCAAACCGGGCCACCAGCCGAAGGATCACGAGGCCGACCGGGCATTGGCCGATGCGATCCGCAGCCATGTGAAGACGCGCATGGCGCAATACGCCTATCCGCGCGAGATCGAATTCGTGACCGAACTGCCCATGACCGCCACCGGCAAGATCAAGCGCAAGGACCTGCGCGAGATGGAAAAGGCCAAGCGATCAGAATGA
- a CDS encoding 2-hydroxychromene-2-carboxylate isomerase → MTKQIDYCYALVSPWSFIGHARLQDIAKRHDAVINFKPVNLGKLFPATGGTMFKDRHPARLAYRLVEIERWNKHLNFGLNTQPKYFPVPDQMAACLTIEAGRQGRDMGALSLAYMRAVWKEERNLADAATVAAIADEQGLDGKGLLAQSGEGSQAHLQWEANTAEAIAKGVHGVPWYVYNGEPFWGQDRLDFLDKALEK, encoded by the coding sequence ATGACCAAACAGATCGACTATTGCTATGCGTTGGTGTCGCCCTGGAGTTTCATCGGTCATGCCCGCTTGCAAGACATCGCCAAGCGCCATGACGCCGTCATCAACTTCAAGCCGGTCAATCTGGGCAAGCTGTTTCCCGCCACCGGCGGCACCATGTTCAAGGACCGCCATCCGGCCCGCTTGGCCTATCGTTTGGTCGAGATCGAGCGCTGGAACAAGCATCTCAATTTCGGTTTGAATACGCAGCCGAAATATTTTCCCGTCCCCGACCAGATGGCGGCCTGCCTGACCATCGAGGCGGGCAGGCAGGGCCGTGACATGGGCGCGCTTTCGCTGGCCTATATGCGGGCCGTGTGGAAGGAAGAACGCAATCTGGCCGACGCGGCAACGGTGGCAGCCATTGCCGATGAACAGGGCTTGGACGGCAAAGGCTTGCTGGCCCAATCGGGAGAAGGTTCGCAAGCCCATCTGCAATGGGAAGCCAACACCGCCGAGGCCATCGCCAAGGGCGTTCATGGCGTGCCTTGGTACGTCTATAACGGCGAACCATTCTGGGGTCAGGATCGGCTGGATTTTCTGGATAAGGCGCTGGAGAAGTAG
- a CDS encoding PhnD/SsuA/transferrin family substrate-binding protein has translation MLAGVGLAVALLFQASAVRAQEELNLGIFAYRPKPVMVEQYQPLVDHLNRSIPGIKIRMLALDISEIEAALEAGKLDMVFTNPSHFMLLRHRNRLTGALATLVSLDKGIAVSSLGGAILAPADRSDIQTLKDLKGRKIAYPGTKYLGGYQTQAYELLMAGIHLPDDANLVNVGGHDSVVKTLLAGGADAGFVRTGIFEAMIREGSLPEGRLKLVNPQKPPSFPFLVSTRLYPEWAFAALPHVNERLVRQIARALFDVEPDSKAAKAAGIHGFTVPADYLPVENLARVLRLPPFEEAPEFTAHDVWERYFPAILVGLGALSVIAVLMVFLALGYRRLKVEQGRVLESEARRKRAYELLNRQAQDLKRANQELEQFAYVASHDMRQPLRMVTSYLNLIKKRLGERIDPDMADFIGFATDGAKRMDALITGLLEYSRTGRNLEPFQPVSLSTVVADAIQNLKVAIDETAASVTLKPGLPSIMGDRMELTRLFQNLIGNALKYHSPERSPAIAVEWEDMGDAWRIVVADNGTGFDPKHKDRMFAIFQRLVPADHCEGTGIGLALCRKIAEHHGGLIDAESTPGEGSRFILVFPKA, from the coding sequence ATGCTGGCGGGAGTTGGGCTGGCGGTAGCACTGCTGTTTCAGGCGAGTGCCGTCCGCGCTCAGGAAGAACTGAACCTGGGCATCTTCGCCTACAGGCCCAAGCCGGTTATGGTTGAGCAGTATCAGCCGCTGGTGGATCATCTCAATCGCTCGATTCCCGGCATCAAGATCAGAATGCTGGCGCTGGATATTTCCGAGATCGAAGCGGCGCTGGAAGCGGGCAAGCTGGATATGGTCTTTACCAATCCCAGCCATTTCATGCTGCTTCGCCATCGCAATCGTTTGACTGGCGCACTGGCCACGCTGGTATCGCTGGACAAGGGCATCGCGGTCAGCAGCCTGGGCGGGGCCATTCTGGCGCCTGCTGACCGTTCGGACATTCAGACGCTGAAGGATTTGAAAGGGCGCAAGATCGCCTATCCAGGAACCAAATATCTGGGCGGCTATCAGACCCAGGCCTATGAATTGCTGATGGCGGGCATTCATTTGCCTGATGACGCCAACCTTGTGAATGTGGGCGGGCACGACAGCGTCGTAAAAACCTTGTTGGCGGGCGGCGCGGATGCCGGTTTCGTCCGAACCGGCATTTTCGAGGCCATGATCCGCGAAGGAAGCCTGCCCGAAGGCCGCTTGAAACTGGTCAATCCGCAAAAACCACCGTCATTCCCATTTCTGGTATCGACGCGCCTTTATCCGGAATGGGCCTTTGCCGCTTTGCCTCATGTCAATGAGCGGCTGGTTCGCCAGATCGCCCGCGCGCTCTTCGATGTCGAGCCGGACAGCAAGGCCGCGAAGGCTGCCGGAATTCATGGTTTCACGGTCCCTGCCGATTATCTGCCGGTCGAAAATCTGGCCCGCGTCCTGCGCCTGCCGCCCTTCGAAGAAGCGCCGGAATTCACAGCCCATGATGTTTGGGAACGCTATTTCCCGGCCATTCTTGTAGGGCTTGGCGCCCTTTCGGTAATTGCCGTTCTGATGGTCTTTCTGGCGCTGGGCTATCGGCGCTTGAAGGTGGAGCAGGGGCGGGTTCTGGAAAGCGAGGCAAGGAGAAAGCGGGCCTACGAGCTTCTCAATCGCCAAGCCCAGGATTTGAAACGGGCCAATCAGGAATTGGAACAGTTCGCCTACGTCGCCTCGCACGATATGCGCCAGCCGCTTCGCATGGTGACCAGCTATCTCAATCTGATCAAGAAAAGGCTGGGTGAGCGGATTGATCCCGACATGGCGGATTTCATCGGCTTTGCCACCGACGGCGCCAAGCGCATGGATGCGCTGATCACAGGCTTGCTGGAATATTCCAGAACCGGTCGCAATCTCGAGCCGTTCCAGCCGGTCAGCCTATCGACTGTGGTTGCCGATGCGATTCAGAATCTCAAGGTCGCCATTGACGAAACCGCCGCTTCGGTCACACTGAAACCCGGATTGCCTTCCATCATGGGTGACCGGATGGAGCTGACGCGCCTGTTTCAAAATTTGATCGGCAACGCCCTGAAATACCATTCCCCCGAGCGCTCGCCAGCGATCGCTGTTGAATGGGAGGATATGGGCGATGCCTGGCGGATCGTCGTGGCCGACAACGGAACCGGTTTCGATCCCAAGCACAAGGATCGCATGTTCGCCATTTTCCAGCGTCTGGTTCCCGCCGATCACTGCGAGGGAACGGGAATCGGTTTGGCGCTGTGCCGCAAGATCGCCGAGCACCACGGCGGCTTGATCGACGCTGAATCGACGCCGGGCGAAGGCAGCCGGTTTATTCTGGTCTTTCCCAAGGCATAG
- a CDS encoding response regulator — translation MPKTILIVEDNELNMKLFCDLLAAHGYATLQTSEGANVLGIMREQRPDLVLMDIQLPEISGIDVTRMIKADDDLKDIPVIAVTAFAMKGDEEKILEGGCDAYITKPISVATFIATIQKYL, via the coding sequence ATGCCCAAAACGATCCTCATTGTTGAGGACAACGAACTGAACATGAAACTGTTCTGCGACCTTCTGGCCGCACATGGTTACGCCACCCTTCAGACGAGCGAGGGGGCGAACGTGCTGGGCATCATGCGCGAACAAAGACCCGACTTGGTCCTGATGGACATCCAACTGCCTGAAATATCAGGCATTGACGTCACGCGTATGATTAAGGCCGATGACGACCTTAAGGATATCCCGGTCATTGCCGTGACAGCCTTCGCCATGAAGGGCGACGAGGAAAAAATCCTGGAAGGCGGCTGCGACGCTTACATCACCAAGCCGATCTCGGTCGCCACCTTCATCGCGACCATCCAGAAATACCTTTAG
- the moaA gene encoding GTP 3',8-cyclase MoaA has product MQDAFGRRIDYLRVSATDRCDLRCSYCMNDETRFVSRPEILTLEEIERLCALFMRMGVQKLRITGGEPLIRRNVLSLFENLGQWLGRGLSELSLTTNATRLADYASGLALAGVKRVNVSLDTLDPAIFKSITRQGDLARVLAGIKAARAAGLRVKLNCVLMKGVNEHEIANLLAWSHERGCDLVLIETMPMGEARSDLYLPLDAVLERLSQIYRLEETDERTNGPARYLKVQETGGRLGLIAPLSHHFCDSCNRVRLTAAGKLHLCLGREDGVDLRSLLRANESDQAIEDAILNALAVKPRGHDFVAGGTLSQGPGAVRAMSATGG; this is encoded by the coding sequence ATGCAGGATGCGTTCGGACGAAGGATCGACTATTTACGGGTTTCGGCGACCGACCGCTGCGATCTGCGCTGCTCCTATTGCATGAATGACGAAACGCGTTTCGTCTCGCGCCCGGAAATCCTGACACTGGAAGAGATCGAGCGTCTGTGCGCCCTGTTCATGCGCATGGGGGTTCAAAAATTGCGCATCACTGGCGGCGAACCCCTGATCCGGCGCAATGTCCTTAGCCTTTTCGAGAATCTTGGCCAATGGCTGGGGCGGGGCCTGTCCGAACTCAGCCTGACCACCAACGCCACCAGACTTGCGGACTATGCGAGCGGCCTGGCTCTGGCGGGGGTTAAGCGGGTCAATGTCTCGCTCGACACGCTGGACCCCGCCATCTTCAAGTCCATCACCCGCCAGGGCGATCTGGCCAGGGTGCTGGCTGGCATCAAAGCCGCCAGGGCGGCGGGCTTGCGCGTCAAGCTCAATTGCGTGTTGATGAAGGGCGTTAACGAACACGAGATCGCCAATCTGCTGGCTTGGAGCCACGAGCGCGGCTGCGATCTGGTGCTGATCGAGACCATGCCGATGGGCGAGGCGCGTTCCGATCTTTATCTGCCCCTGGATGCGGTTTTGGAACGTCTGTCGCAAATCTACCGGTTGGAAGAGACCGATGAACGCACCAACGGCCCGGCGCGCTATCTTAAGGTTCAGGAGACCGGCGGCAGGCTGGGGCTGATCGCCCCCTTAAGCCATCATTTCTGCGATTCGTGCAACCGCGTCCGTCTGACGGCGGCGGGAAAGCTGCATTTGTGCCTGGGGCGCGAGGACGGGGTCGATCTTCGTTCCCTGCTGCGGGCCAACGAAAGCGATCAGGCGATCGAAGACGCCATTCTGAACGCTCTGGCCGTCAAGCCCAGGGGACACGATTTCGTGGCGGGCGGCACTTTGTCGCAGGGGCCGGGCGCCGTGCGGGCCATGAGCGCCACGGGCGGATGA